One genomic segment of Panicum virgatum strain AP13 chromosome 2N, P.virgatum_v5, whole genome shotgun sequence includes these proteins:
- the LOC120659480 gene encoding ETO1-like protein 1 isoform X2: MRSSFLSESPCDEQHIHGYGFNPQSWLQVERGKLPKSSYSPSSIESLIKIVEPPVVPLYKPLDYVEVLSRIHEEIEQCMPSERPGLYLVQSQVFRGLGEAKLCQRSLHSALRCASTVHEKVIFGAWLRYKKRGEEIISDVLASCRKCCREFGPLDIASEMPVGNFQIFGSCEMGSSSRVSSTVTFQIRDGRVTCDRRKIASLSIPFFSMLNGPFTESQLELVDLSENGISLEGMRAVSEFSSTYSLGDLPLEILLEILVFANTFCCDRLKDACDMKLALFVSSRQDAVELMALAFEENAPVLAASCLQMLLQELPDCLTDDLVISLFLGATAQKQLIMVGQASFLLYCLLSEVAMNIDPRAETTVCLSEKLVQLAVTPTQKQIAFHQLGCIRLLRKEYNEAEHPFEIAFSAGHIYSIAGLARIAGMQGQKALAYEKLSSVIASNLPLGWMYLERSLYSEGDRKLADLDKATELDPTLTYPYMYRAASLMRKKDAKLALEEINRLLGFKLALECLELRICLYLALEDYKSAICDIHAILTLSPEYRMLEGRVAASKIGTLLGAHVEQWNTAECWLQLYERWSSVDDIGSLSVIYRMLESDAAKGVLYFRQSLLLLRLNCPEAAMRSLQSARHHAATEHERLVYEGWLLYDTGHCEEALQKAEESISIQRSFEAFFLKAYVLADSGVDPSYSATVISLLEDALKCPSDRLRKGQVRAYVYQRESDS, translated from the exons ATGAGGAGCAGCTTCCTGTCGGAGTCGCCGTGCGACGAGCAGCACATCCATGGCTACGGGTTCAACCCCCAGTCATGGCTGCAGGTGGAGCGGGGGAAGCTGCCCAAGTCATCCTACTCGCCTTCCTCCAT TGAGTCTCTCATCAAGATTGTTGAGCCGCCGGTAGTTCCATTGTATAAGCCTTTGGATTATGTCGAGGTTCTGTCCAGGATCCACGAGGAGATAGAGCAGTGCATGCCGAGTGAGCGACCAGGGCTGTACCTGGTCCAGTCCCAGGTGTTTAGGGGCCTTGGGGAGGCGAAATTGTGCCAGAGGAGCCTGCACTCTGCATTGCGCTGTGCAAGCACTGTGCATGAAAAGGTCATATTTGGGGCATGGTTGCGGTATAAGAAGCGTGGGGAGGAGATCATATCCGATGTGCTTGCATCATGTAGGAAGTGCTGCCGAGAGTTTGGCCCACTTGATATTGCTTCTGAGATGCCAGTGGGGAATTTTCAGATATTTGGTTCGTGTGAGATGGGCTCCTCATCTCGAGTTTCTTCCACGGTGACATTTCAAATACGAGATGGGAGGGTGACATGCGATAGGCGCAAGATTGCATCTTTGTCGATCCCATTTTTCTCCATGCTTAATGGACCATTTACTGAGTCACAGCTTGAGCTTGTTGATTTGTCGGAGAATGGTATTTCATTGGAAGGCATGAGAGCTGTTTCCGAGTTTAGTTCTACTTATAGCTTAGGGGATTTGCCTTTGGAAATCTTGTTGGAGATCCTGGTGTTTGCAAACACATTTTGTTGTGACAGGCTAAAGGATGCCTGTGATATGAAACTGGCTTTGTTTGTTTCATCAAGGCAGGATGCTGTTGAGCTCATGGCATTGGCATTTGAAGAAAATGCGCCAGTTCTTGCTGCTTCTTGCTTGCAAATGCTTTTACAGGAGCTTCCTGATTGTCTAACTGATGATCTAGTAATTAGCCTCTTCTTGGGTGCGACTGCACAGAAACAGCTTATCATGGTCGGACAAGCCTCGTTTTTGCTATACTGCTTGCTTAGTGAAGTTGCAATGAACATTGATCCGAGGGCAGAGACAACTGTATGCTTATCAGAGAAGCTTGTTCAGTTAGCAGTTACCCCtactcagaagcaaatagcttTTCATCAACTTGGATGCATTAGACTTTTGAGAAAGGAATATAACGAAGCTGAACACCCATTTGAGATTGCCTTCTCTGCTGGTCATATATATTCCATTGCTGGTCTTGCTAGAATCGCTGGCATGCAAGGTCAAAAGGCTTTGGCTTATGAGAAACTCAGTTCAGTTATAGCATCTAATTTGCCATTAGGGTGGATGTATCTGGAGAGATCTTTGTATTCTGAAGGTGATAGAAAGTTGGCGGACCTTGACAAAGCAACCGAGCTGGATCCAACTCTTACTTACCCTTACATGTACCGAGCTGCATCCTTGATGagaaagaaagatgctaaacttGCCTTGGAGGAAATTAACCGACTCTTGGGTTTCAAGTTAGCATTGGAGTGCCTGGAGCTCCGAATTTGTCTATACTTGGCTCTAGAAGACTACAAGTCTGCGATCTGCGATATCCATGCGATTCTCACTCTTTCACCTGAGTATCGGATGTTGGAAGGACGTGTAGCTGCTTCCAAAATTGGCACTCTTCTCGGTGCTCATGTCGAGCAGTGGAATACAGCTGAGTGTTGGCTCCAACTGTATGAGCGCTGGTCATCAGTGGATGACATTGGTTCCCTTTCAGTGATCTACCGGATGCTCGAGTCAGATGCTGCAAAAGGTGTTCTGTACTTTAGGCAATCTTTACTGCTCCTCAG GTTGAACTGTCCTGAGGCAGCGATGCGCAGTTTGCAGTCGGCAAGACATCATGCTGCAACTGAGCATGAACGACTAGTATATGAGGGGTGGCTTTTGTATGACACTGGACACTGTGAGGAGGCTCTACAAAAAGCAGAAGAATCTATTTCTATTCAAAGGTCATTTGAGGCTTTCTTTCTGAAAGCCTACGTTTTGGCTGACTCAGGAGTTGATCCTTCTTATTCTGCGACTGTTATCTCGCTTCTCGAAGATGCATTGAAATGCCCTTCAGACCGGCTTCGGAAGGGTCAGGTTCGTGCTTATGTTTACCAACGCGAAAGTGATTCCTGA
- the LOC120659480 gene encoding ETO1-like protein 1 isoform X1, with product MRSSFLSESPCDEQHIHGYGFNPQSWLQVERGKLPKSSYSPSSIESLIKIVEPPVVPLYKPLDYVEVLSRIHEEIEQCMPSERPGLYLVQSQVFRGLGEAKLCQRSLHSALRCASTVHEKVIFGAWLRYKKRGEEIISDVLASCRKCCREFGPLDIASEMPVGNFQIFGSCEMGSSSRVSSTVTFQIRDGRVTCDRRKIASLSIPFFSMLNGPFTESQLELVDLSENGISLEGMRAVSEFSSTYSLGDLPLEILLEILVFANTFCCDRLKDACDMKLALFVSSRQDAVELMALAFEENAPVLAASCLQMLLQELPDCLTDDLVISLFLGATAQKQLIMVGQASFLLYCLLSEVAMNIDPRAETTVCLSEKLVQLAVTPTQKQIAFHQLGCIRLLRKEYNEAEHPFEIAFSAGHIYSIAGLARIAGMQGQKALAYEKLSSVIASNLPLGWMYLERSLYSEGDRKLADLDKATELDPTLTYPYMYRAASLMRKKDAKLALEEINRLLGFKLALECLELRICLYLALEDYKSAICDIHAILTLSPEYRMLEGRVAASKIGTLLGAHVEQWNTAECWLQLYERWSSVDDIGSLSVIYRMLESDAAKGVLYFRQSLLLLRLNCPEAAMRSLQSARHHAATEHERLVYEGWLLYDTGHCEEALQKAEESISIQRSFEAFFLKAYVLADSGVDPSYSATVISLLEDALKCPSDRLRKGQALNNLGGVYVDCGKLDLAADCYTSALKIRHTRAHQGLARVHFLRNNRDAAYEEMTKLIEKAKNNASAYEKRSEYCEREQTMTDLQTVTQLDPLRVYPYRYRAAVLMDSHKENDAIAELSRAITFKADLHLLHLRAAFHEHIGDVPSALRDCRAALSLDPNHQEMLELQKRVNSQEP from the exons ATGAGGAGCAGCTTCCTGTCGGAGTCGCCGTGCGACGAGCAGCACATCCATGGCTACGGGTTCAACCCCCAGTCATGGCTGCAGGTGGAGCGGGGGAAGCTGCCCAAGTCATCCTACTCGCCTTCCTCCAT TGAGTCTCTCATCAAGATTGTTGAGCCGCCGGTAGTTCCATTGTATAAGCCTTTGGATTATGTCGAGGTTCTGTCCAGGATCCACGAGGAGATAGAGCAGTGCATGCCGAGTGAGCGACCAGGGCTGTACCTGGTCCAGTCCCAGGTGTTTAGGGGCCTTGGGGAGGCGAAATTGTGCCAGAGGAGCCTGCACTCTGCATTGCGCTGTGCAAGCACTGTGCATGAAAAGGTCATATTTGGGGCATGGTTGCGGTATAAGAAGCGTGGGGAGGAGATCATATCCGATGTGCTTGCATCATGTAGGAAGTGCTGCCGAGAGTTTGGCCCACTTGATATTGCTTCTGAGATGCCAGTGGGGAATTTTCAGATATTTGGTTCGTGTGAGATGGGCTCCTCATCTCGAGTTTCTTCCACGGTGACATTTCAAATACGAGATGGGAGGGTGACATGCGATAGGCGCAAGATTGCATCTTTGTCGATCCCATTTTTCTCCATGCTTAATGGACCATTTACTGAGTCACAGCTTGAGCTTGTTGATTTGTCGGAGAATGGTATTTCATTGGAAGGCATGAGAGCTGTTTCCGAGTTTAGTTCTACTTATAGCTTAGGGGATTTGCCTTTGGAAATCTTGTTGGAGATCCTGGTGTTTGCAAACACATTTTGTTGTGACAGGCTAAAGGATGCCTGTGATATGAAACTGGCTTTGTTTGTTTCATCAAGGCAGGATGCTGTTGAGCTCATGGCATTGGCATTTGAAGAAAATGCGCCAGTTCTTGCTGCTTCTTGCTTGCAAATGCTTTTACAGGAGCTTCCTGATTGTCTAACTGATGATCTAGTAATTAGCCTCTTCTTGGGTGCGACTGCACAGAAACAGCTTATCATGGTCGGACAAGCCTCGTTTTTGCTATACTGCTTGCTTAGTGAAGTTGCAATGAACATTGATCCGAGGGCAGAGACAACTGTATGCTTATCAGAGAAGCTTGTTCAGTTAGCAGTTACCCCtactcagaagcaaatagcttTTCATCAACTTGGATGCATTAGACTTTTGAGAAAGGAATATAACGAAGCTGAACACCCATTTGAGATTGCCTTCTCTGCTGGTCATATATATTCCATTGCTGGTCTTGCTAGAATCGCTGGCATGCAAGGTCAAAAGGCTTTGGCTTATGAGAAACTCAGTTCAGTTATAGCATCTAATTTGCCATTAGGGTGGATGTATCTGGAGAGATCTTTGTATTCTGAAGGTGATAGAAAGTTGGCGGACCTTGACAAAGCAACCGAGCTGGATCCAACTCTTACTTACCCTTACATGTACCGAGCTGCATCCTTGATGagaaagaaagatgctaaacttGCCTTGGAGGAAATTAACCGACTCTTGGGTTTCAAGTTAGCATTGGAGTGCCTGGAGCTCCGAATTTGTCTATACTTGGCTCTAGAAGACTACAAGTCTGCGATCTGCGATATCCATGCGATTCTCACTCTTTCACCTGAGTATCGGATGTTGGAAGGACGTGTAGCTGCTTCCAAAATTGGCACTCTTCTCGGTGCTCATGTCGAGCAGTGGAATACAGCTGAGTGTTGGCTCCAACTGTATGAGCGCTGGTCATCAGTGGATGACATTGGTTCCCTTTCAGTGATCTACCGGATGCTCGAGTCAGATGCTGCAAAAGGTGTTCTGTACTTTAGGCAATCTTTACTGCTCCTCAG GTTGAACTGTCCTGAGGCAGCGATGCGCAGTTTGCAGTCGGCAAGACATCATGCTGCAACTGAGCATGAACGACTAGTATATGAGGGGTGGCTTTTGTATGACACTGGACACTGTGAGGAGGCTCTACAAAAAGCAGAAGAATCTATTTCTATTCAAAGGTCATTTGAGGCTTTCTTTCTGAAAGCCTACGTTTTGGCTGACTCAGGAGTTGATCCTTCTTATTCTGCGACTGTTATCTCGCTTCTCGAAGATGCATTGAAATGCCCTTCAGACCGGCTTCGGAAGGGTCAG GCTTTGAACAACCTTGGTGGTGTCTATGTTGATTGTGGAAAATTAGACTTAGCAGCTGATTGCTATACAAGTGCCCTGAAGATTCGACACACTAGGGCCCATCAAGGTCTTGCTCGTGTTCATTTCCTCAGGAACAACAGGGACGCTGCATATGAGGAAATGACAAAATTGATAGAGAAAGCTAAAAACAATGCTTCAGCTTATGAGAAGCGCTCAGAATATTGCGAGCGAGAACAAACTATGACAGATTTGCAAACAGTGACTCAATTGGATCCTTTACGTGTTTATCCGTACAGATATCGAGCAGCAG TGCTGATGGATAGCCACAAGGAGAATGATGCAATAGCGGAGCTCAGCCGCGCCATCACCTTCAAAGCTGACCTCCACTTGCTGCATCTTCGGGCGGCATTCCACGAGCACATCGGGGATGTCCCAAGTGCTCTCCGTGATTGTAGAGCCGCCCTCTCCTTGGACCCAAATCACCAGGAAATGCTAGAGCTTCAGAAACGTGTGAACAGCCAAGAGCCCTGA